A single region of the Sphingomonas crocodyli genome encodes:
- a CDS encoding LysR substrate-binding domain-containing protein, with product MAPALSSISEALEIVEGLRATPSGRIRLNSSEVAAARLLPALADFMARYPQIDVELRSDGLLSDVVADGFDAGIRLAEAVPQDMVAVSLSDEEQLIVVASPVYLAARKAPQRPEDLADHDCIPARLPSGRVMAWEFERDGATFAVPVRGRAQMGSVALAYQAAVLGLGIAYVSRCEADQALAQGRLVQLLGDWTPPFPGLRLYYPRQRHHSAAFRLFLDFVRGGRIRI from the coding sequence ATGGCACCCGCATTGTCCTCGATTTCGGAAGCGCTCGAGATCGTCGAAGGGCTGCGCGCCACTCCATCGGGGCGCATCCGCCTGAACAGCTCGGAAGTCGCGGCGGCGCGCCTGCTCCCCGCGCTCGCTGATTTCATGGCGCGTTATCCGCAGATCGACGTCGAACTGCGGAGTGACGGACTTCTCAGTGACGTTGTCGCCGACGGTTTCGATGCCGGCATCCGTCTTGCCGAAGCTGTCCCGCAGGACATGGTCGCCGTTTCGCTCAGCGACGAAGAGCAACTGATCGTTGTCGCGTCCCCAGTCTACTTGGCCGCGCGCAAGGCGCCACAACGACCGGAAGATCTAGCGGATCACGACTGTATCCCGGCGCGGCTGCCGAGCGGTCGTGTCATGGCCTGGGAGTTCGAGCGCGATGGCGCGACTTTCGCGGTTCCGGTGCGAGGGCGAGCGCAAATGGGATCGGTCGCTCTTGCCTATCAGGCAGCGGTGCTGGGCCTTGGCATCGCCTATGTCAGTCGCTGCGAAGCCGATCAGGCGCTCGCGCAGGGCAGGCTCGTGCAACTGCTCGGCGATTGGACGCCGCCCTTTCCGGGTTTGCGCCTTTATTACCCCCGTCAGCGACATCATTCGGCGGCGTTTCGTCTCTTTCTGGATTTCGTTCGGGGAGGACGCATCAGGATCTGA
- a CDS encoding PAS domain-containing sensor histidine kinase: MIADIAGSHPEPMAWADRSDQAIIIYGPDGGIRFWNVGAERIFGWSAAEATSGGAASPLLRDEWFGATEADCAFQPHVRRRMRNGEAIDVRLWRHQGAAIGRPELAVIEFCEPLDLDVDIPGKAAEPSPLGRGAQVPERFDILLEHMPIALWQVDIRSVTNIFDRLRGENVTDLPAYLAERPTLIDFICETVTIIRVNRAAADLIGARDSDACLGPVRPLFELSPDAALRITEAHYLGARNHAEEIRLRRHDGGEIDVLFLATYPRPPEDMTVAFLAMFDIGDRLRAERALHDARADFARATAHTTMGEVVTSIAHELRQPLGAIVTNCEASLRWLTRAEPNIPKVRQLSDRAVEAAIRASDIIDGIQAAAAPGKPRHIPVDIAELVDRALHLVRDGGQADGADLSWRQSGAPGPIVGDPMLLQQVIVNLTMNSLQAIDPATSPPRVSIIVENDEAGATISVLDNGPGFPEADLHRVFSGFYTTKPSGFGIGLTLCRSIVQAHGGTIEAGNQPSGGAIVRISLPCRPMPYDEGALATGLMA; this comes from the coding sequence ATGATCGCCGATATCGCGGGCAGCCATCCCGAACCGATGGCCTGGGCCGATCGCTCCGATCAGGCCATCATCATCTATGGCCCGGATGGTGGCATCCGCTTCTGGAATGTCGGCGCAGAACGTATCTTCGGCTGGTCGGCCGCCGAAGCGACCAGCGGCGGGGCCGCTTCCCCCCTACTCCGCGACGAATGGTTTGGCGCGACGGAGGCGGATTGCGCCTTTCAGCCCCATGTGCGCCGCCGAATGCGGAACGGCGAGGCGATCGACGTCCGCCTCTGGCGACATCAGGGCGCAGCGATCGGACGCCCTGAACTTGCAGTGATCGAGTTTTGCGAACCGCTGGATTTAGACGTGGATATTCCCGGCAAGGCCGCGGAACCGTCGCCCCTTGGGCGCGGCGCGCAGGTGCCTGAACGCTTCGATATATTGCTCGAACATATGCCGATTGCCTTGTGGCAGGTCGATATTCGCAGCGTGACGAACATCTTCGATCGGCTGCGCGGGGAGAATGTCACCGATCTGCCCGCTTATCTTGCGGAGCGCCCCACGCTCATCGATTTCATCTGCGAGACCGTCACCATCATCCGCGTCAACCGTGCGGCTGCGGATTTGATCGGCGCGCGCGACAGCGATGCATGTCTTGGACCAGTCCGCCCGCTTTTCGAACTGTCGCCGGACGCCGCGCTGCGCATCACCGAAGCCCATTATCTCGGTGCGCGAAATCACGCCGAAGAAATCCGACTGCGACGGCATGATGGTGGGGAAATCGACGTTCTGTTCCTCGCGACCTACCCCCGGCCGCCTGAAGACATGACCGTGGCATTCCTTGCCATGTTCGACATTGGCGATCGGCTGCGCGCGGAGCGGGCATTGCACGACGCCCGCGCCGATTTCGCGCGCGCCACGGCACATACGACGATGGGCGAGGTGGTGACATCGATCGCGCACGAGTTGCGCCAGCCGCTGGGGGCGATCGTCACCAATTGCGAGGCGAGTCTGCGCTGGCTGACGCGCGCGGAACCCAATATTCCCAAGGTCCGCCAACTCAGCGACCGCGCGGTCGAAGCCGCGATCCGGGCGTCCGACATTATCGATGGGATTCAGGCCGCGGCGGCACCCGGCAAGCCGCGCCACATCCCCGTCGATATCGCCGAACTGGTCGATCGCGCGTTGCACCTCGTCCGCGATGGTGGCCAGGCGGATGGCGCCGATCTGTCCTGGCGACAAAGCGGCGCCCCCGGCCCGATCGTCGGCGATCCGATGCTGCTCCAACAGGTCATCGTCAATCTGACGATGAACAGCCTGCAGGCGATCGATCCCGCAACGTCGCCCCCACGCGTCAGCATCATCGTCGAGAACGATGAAGCCGGCGCCACGATAAGCGTCCTGGACAACGGCCCCGGCTTTCCAGAGGCGGACCTGCACCGCGTTTTCAGCGGCTTCTACACCACCAAGCCATCCGGCTTCGGCATCGGCCTGACCTTGTGCCGTTCGATCGTGCAGGCGCATGGTGGAACGATCGAGGCAGGCAATCAACCATCGGGCGGCGCCATCGTCCGCATCTCACTGCCGTGTCGGCCCATGCCTTATGACGAAGGCGCCCTCGCCACCGGCCTGATGGCCTGA